The Phaeodactylum tricornutum CCAP 1055/1 chromosome 8, whole genome shotgun sequence DNA segment GAAGGATCGGGAAGACTACCGACACCAGGGCTCGTGGCTAGTGCTGTAGACCAATAACACGGCCATAGCAGCAACCACGTACCGATTGGCTTATCCATCCGGGCCAGACGTGCGTATGGTTTCCAAGTAGAAGGTAAATACGTGTCAATCCATGTCCATATCGGAGGATCTGATGTAGACAGATTGGCATCAGAGAAGGTTCGATGTTCCAGAGATGGTATTGTAGAAGCCTCCACTATATGGTCGGACTGCTTTGCTTTCTGTGTTTGGGATTCATCTCTTGCTCCCGTGGGTTTCGATGGACTGGCAGCAGTGTTGTCTTGCTTCTCACGTGTATTGACGCTGAATAATCGGAGTTGATGGGGACAATAGCGAAGTAGATCTTCGGATAAGGAAAGAATTGTGGGCACACTATAGGCAACATTCGATCGGTACACTCGAACCGGCCGACGAAACTCTCCGGTCGTTGTGGATTGGTTGAGAGCCAAGTTCCGAGGTATCAGTCTCTTGGCTGCATTGGGCGACACACGATTCATTGTTTCTGCTACGACCAACACATTCACGTCTCACTCTAGTGTTGGGTATTCCATTCCATGCTTTCTCATGGTCCCCGTCAATTTGGTGTTAGGGTTTTTAAGTCAAAGCTCGCTTCCTCTCTGGTCGATTTTGGAGAGGTTTCTCcgtctgacagtgactgtgagtcatgTGTAAATACATTTGATTCCCGAGTACGACACGCTTCGATGGTAGAATGTCGGGGGTCGCGAAGATTTGGCAGAACGAACATGGTGGTATGACGTCAGTATCCGAATACCAAGTACGAACATGGAACTCTCAGCGTTCGTTGACAACATTTGGATGCCATGTTGTTCAGTGACGGATGTACCTCTACAACGAAAAGATCTTCCCCGGCAGTACAGGCACCAAAATTGTACAACAGGTGCAGAAACCGCTACAACACGGCAgcagtgacagtgacagtgagtgattCCTGCTGCCGCCACGGAAACGAGCGACACTTCCCACGGAAGGATCGACTACGCACAGTTTTGGACGACCGGGCAAAAAATAGTACGACGAAAATATGTTGAGCAGCGTTTCCCGTCGAGTCTTGAGCCACCACCAGGCCCGCAGGTTCAAGAGCACTCACGTCAAAGGCTCTTCGTCCGCAGGCCACGGCCCTATTGGCGAAGATGGGCGTCATGAAATCTGGAGAGAAGGCATTTACGATCACGACAACGAACCAAAGTGAGTATGGGATTCGTCTGTTCTTGCGTTTCGAAGATTTGCGTTCTGGTAGGAAGTCTACGTAGCCCCTACACTGGATTAGGTTATGGGGCGGGTCGAACACAGAAAAAAGGCTCTCCCTCCGACCAGAACTTCTTCCCGATTTGCGGAGGCTCAAGGCGTTTCCATCCAGGCTAGCCTCAGTTAGTTCATTGCTATTATTATGATGGCGTACTGCAGATGGCGGGGTCGATATTCCTCGATCTAGCCTTCCTGTCGTACTTGGGAAAAACAATGAGAAAGTCTAGTCGCCTGCTCCGCTTCGTTCACGTCGCGACGCTTCTTTCGATGTAACTTCACTCTCGGCAACAACTTACATCTTATTGTCCTACCTTTCCTTCACATTAGAATCAAGCGTCGTGATGGTTCCTATTCCTCTATTGAGAAGCTGCGTGGTTTTCTGAATTACGAGCGCAACCCCGAGCCGTACCGAAAGCCGTTGGAGCGTGTCATGGACTGGGGTGAGCTCAATCCCACGGAGGAAGACGAGCTCCACCACACGGACCTGGAGCGCAAGGTCCAGGCCGCACGGTGCATGGACTGCGGCACGCCTTTTTGCCAAACCCATACGGGATGTCCCGTCAACAACCTTATTCCCGAATGGAACAATCTCGTTTACAATGGGCAATGGGAAGAAGCCATCGATCGATTGCACAAAACCAACAACTTTCCCGAATTCACCGGTCGTGTTTGTCCGGCTCCTTGTGAGGGATCCTGCGTGGCTGGTCTCGTTGACAGCCCCGTCACAATCAAAAATATTGAATACGCCATTGTCGACCGGGCGTGGAAGGACGGACTCATTACGCCTCGCATTCCCAAGGAACGCACCGGCATGACGGTGGCGGTGATTGGTTCAGGCCCGGCTGGATTGGCGGCTGCCGATCAACTCAACCAGCTCGGGCACAAAGTTACTGTCTACGAACGCGCCGATCGAGTCGGAGGACTGCTGATGTACGGAATCCCCAATATGAAACTCGAAAAGGAGACCGTTGATCGTCGCGTTAATTTGCTGCGGGAGGAAGGCATCGAATTTGTTACCAACGCAGACATTGGCAACAATGTAGATATCAACGAGCTTCGTTCCAATCACGACGCATTGGCGTTGTGTATGGGAGCAACCAAACCTCGTGATTTGCCCGTTCCCGGCCGTGAACTGAAGGGCGTTCATTTCGCTATGGTATGTAGGTCGAATGTTCCGGATGATGTCCCTTCCTTCTCTCTCGTACTAACACTGGCTTTTGCTTTAATGTCAGGAATTTTTGACGGCCAATCAAAAGCGTTTACTAATGACCAAGGAAGGAACACTGGAATCCAAGTGGGAAAAGGATAATTTCATAACTGCCGCGGGTAAGGATGTTATAGTAATTGGTGGTGGAGACACCGGGACGGACTGCATTGGTACCAGTATGCGCCACCGCTGCAAATCCGTCACTAACTTTGAGCTGATGCCACAACCACCCATGGATCGTGCCACAGACAATCCTTGGCCACAGTGGCCGCGCGTTTTTGGTCTAGACTACGGCCACGCCGAAGTCCAGGCCGTTTTTGGCAAGGACCCGCGAGTCTACTCTGTCATGACCAAGGAATTCATTGGTGATGATCAAGGGAGAGTCAAGGCGCTGATTACACAGGATGTGGAGATTTCTGACAAGGGCCCCAAAGCGATTGAAGGATCAGAACGGGAGTTCCCGTGTGATCTGGTTGTCCTTTCCATGGGGTTTGTGTCGCCCGAAGACTATGTGGTTGGTGAATTGGGATTAGATACGGATCAGCGCAACAACATCCACGCCACGTACGGTGATTTCCGTACCAATGTTGAAGGCGTTTTTGCGGGCGGTGATTGCCGACGTGGTCAAAGTTTGGTGGTGTGGGCAATCAACGAAGGCCGAGGTATGGCGGCTTCGTGTAACGAGTACCTGCAGGCCAAGCGTGATACCAAGTTCTCTCCCAGCCATCAAACTGGAGTGTTCCATAATCTCAGCAGTCTTTCCCCCAAGATGTAAACTGACGGTCTTTCACCCACTACCGTGGTGTatttttgctttcgatcAACTTAATGGGCACGTTAACTCTAGAAGTTGGCGTGAACTTTCTTTCTTACAACTTACTTTTTGCATGTACTTTATATATTGGCGTCGGTGCTGGCGACTCGTGATGTAGTAACTGAATCCAGTCAATAACAGCATCTAGGGTCTTGCCACCCAGCATTATCTGCATGACCATATCCTGATGTCTCGTCTCAGTGATGTAAATTTCTTGGCAAAGGGCTCCACAGCTTCTCAGAATCCGTCCAGCCTCAGCAGTTGCTGTGAAAGGTACCGTATCATCTTCAATACCGTGAATTAAAACCAAAAGGGGGAAGAGCTTGTCAATCACCCTGTTTGATTCAACTTGGCATGCCAAAGAATCTAGGAGACGAAGAGCCGGTGAATGTGTGCGAAAGCTCTGGCGAGTATATCCATTTGCCGGTTTGAGTGGCGACATTTCTTCTACACCGCGATTTGCTTCGTAGTCGAAATGATGCGAAATATCGTAGGGTCCCGACAACCCGACGAAGGAATCGATACGGAAGTCTCCGCTACCATTAGCAGTGACGGAAAGCTTTGTACTCGTGATGAAGCGATCCACTAAAAACAGTAAGGCTATATGCGCACCCGAGGAATGACCCATGACGGTGACTTGACGTTCGCACCAGGCAGGATGCGTTTGTGCTAAAAATGCCGCAGCATCCCGGAGATCAGCAACTTGGTCGACAACAGTACCGTCCGGGTAGGTTCGGTAACCCACAATCGCCACGGCGTAGCCTAGTTCCAAAAAAGCACCAGCCACCAGACGATACATCCATGGCTCACCGCTTCCCCAGGCACCACCGTGTACGAAGAAAATCAATCGGCGAGCTGACCTAGTGTTCGTAAACGTTTCGGCAGGATCGTAAGGTAGAAAGAAGTCGATATATTGCAGAGAATTCAATCCGTACCGCAATTTCTTTACTTGCTTAGTGAGCATCAAGAAATTCCAGCCTGCCGACGGCGCGGAAAGTGGAATTGCGGGTGCCGAAAGTACGACGAGGAAGTCGACCAAACGCCGAAAGCCTCCCGAATCACGAAATCGATTTTGGGACGCCACGCTCAGCCACGCTCCCAGTGCACGTGTCACGACGTCCCCAGTATCCAGAGCCGAAGGCAGATGAGGATGCGGTGCATGGCTTGCAGCGGTTCGATACGCGTTGCGCAGCTGGCGGAAAAGGCGTTGTTGGAGACGAGGACTGGTCGTGTCGGTCAACGATTTGTGATACGGATTTTCCGTCACCTCTCGGCCTAGCATGGCAGCACGGTGAGTCGACCCGGAAGGCGGAGCTCTTGGAGCTGACAAAGCGATTGCGAGCGACTTTTTTGTGACAAGTTCGTTGGGATCAGATGTCATGTTAGAGTTGGGTGGAGCCATCGATCATTAGGGAATTCTTACTTTACATTAGCGACAGTTGCCGATATCGTTTCGATGGCGTCTCGAATTTGTGAGATAGGCAAGTTCGTCCTAAAAAGGGTTCAGCGAATTAAAAGTAAAGTACAGAGACCTGAGTTTACATACGCTCAAAAATGAAGGGGTCTTGTGAATTTCTGTGAATCACGTGTGACGTTGCTTCTTGAGATCATCGCGTTTTACTGGTAAACTCGTGGTTCCAGTGAGTCCCCTGATCGTCTAATTTTCCACAATTTAATCCAACAAGCTGGATGTCACTATTGTTTTCATTTTGACACGCTGGAGGCCCTGTCCGAAAAATGGACGCAACGACAAGTTGAAGCCATTATTCATCATTCGAAGGCATCCAACCAATCATCACGAGCCACTTCTTCCATCCTACTGGAGGCACGCACGCATTTGCATCCAATGGCTACTTAAGCTCTAAGTTCGTCTTTACCCAGTGCTGCTGCCCTGCTGGCACAACCCCAACCATCGCAGAAGGCTTTTTGCCTTCACAAATCTTGCAATTAGCGCTCTCGCTTTGAATCCCAGTTCTGACGTGCTTCATCGGCAACTGCGTCTTTCAACTTTTCTCAAAGAAGTCGAACAGAAGAAATTGCAAGTAAAAGCGTTGCGCCTTTtattttttccattttaTGTTAGTCAAAAGGCCATCATGAAAATATCTGGAGATGCAAGGATTCCTTGTCCTGGTGTGCATGTTGTCACCCTATTGCTTGCGTTTACTCTGGCGGCGCAACAACCTCTGTCTTCCCAAGCGTTTGCTCCCCTTGGCCTGATCGTCGACACACCTGCTGTGGTCAAGAGGAAAATGACGTTCCTGCTGCAGGAGTCTCGCTTCAAGGCGGACAAAGGAGAGACCGGaccttcatcttcttcttcctttgaCCCTTTTCTGCTTTCGGACAGCACCGAAATTACCGAAATTTCGACCCTTACCGACATGCAGATAGAAGACTTGCAAAAATCACAAGAAAAGGATGGCGGCCTTTCTATATGGGCAGCGCGTGGGCTTTTGCTCCTCGTAGCCGCTATTTGGGGCACCAATTTTGCGGTACGTCCAGATTTTTTGCTCCGTGTGAAACTTGTTCCATCTTTCCTTGGTTGATCTCATTGTTCTCTTGCGTCGTCTTACGGAACAGAGCGTCAAGTACCTCGAGACTCTATGCTTCCATCCTCCGTGCCACCATCCGCCTTCCGAATTTGCCTTTGCACGATTCGGTTTAGCAGCGTTGGTCAGttttcctcttttgattAATCAACGCAAGGACGTGATTCTCGCCGGACTCGAATGCGGAATTTGGATCACCCTCGGTTACGTGTGCCAGGCGGTGGCCTTGGCAGATATTTCCAGTGGAAAATGCGCCTTTATTTGCAGTCTCACAGTAGTCTTTGTGCCCGTCGTTTCGGCGATTTTGTACGGCAAACCCATCAAACCCATGAATGtggccgccgccatggtTGCTCTGGCAGGTGTAGGTGTACTCGAGGGCATGTTAGGTATACCCGAAATGCTGGGTATCCAAGCGGCATCTGCCCAGACGGAAGTTGTACCGTCGACTACGAATGCGCTAGCATCATCATCGCTCGAAACCGCTTCGGCTATAGGACCTATCCAGTCCGTTGCCAATGCCTTGGGTGTGCAGCGAGGCGACATCTTGGCTCTTGGTCAGCCGATTGGGTTCGGATACAGCTTTTGCCGTATCGAACACTACCAGGAAAAGTTCGAAAACGTTCCAAACCGCGTTCTTACTATTGCCGCGGCACAATGCGTTGCCGCAGGATTTCTGAGTATGAtgtgggtcttgtcggactATCAGTGGCATTTCCCGGACTTTGGCTACCTGGCGGAGCCTCATCGCGTGGCCACAATTGCATGGACGGGTATGGTCACGACCGTGTTTGCAATATTTTTGGAAGGAATCGCTCTCCAAAAAGCCACCGCGACTGACGCTGCCATTACATTTTCCAGCGAACCGGTCTGGGCAAGTTTGTTTGGACTCGCGCTTTTGAATGAACAGCTTGGTGCAACCTCATATGTTGGCGGTGCCATCATCATGATGGCCTGTTTAATCGGCTCTGTATCAGATTTGggcgaagaagaaaagcttgCCATAGCCGAAGGagccgttgttgttgatatCGACGCTGCACCAAAAAAATAAATTCTAGCATTGACACGATGTAGAATCTGGTCTGTAGAGTAGAGACTGTGGAAGCGGCCTCGACGCAAAAATACACTAGCACAATTATATTATTCCTTATTTACCTTAGGAGAGATCCTCGGAGGCATATAGAATCCCTTCGGATATCAAGTTTGTCAGTAGCTCCGCCAGAGGGGCAGAAAGACCTTCTATGTGACTGATTGTGATTGGCTTGCCTTTCTCTATTCTGCAAAGAACTGCCGTAGCTAGCTCGTCGTCACAAATTTCCCACATTGATCCGTGCGCAAATAATCGTTCAGTTATTACCCCATCGTATTCGACACGTGAAGTGGCAAACGATACGCCTTCTATTCGATAGAGGGCGCCCCGACCTTCGCGTATCCGTGCAAGCGCATCCCGCGGCGTTCCTCCCCAAATTGCCAGATACTCGGAGTCTTTTATTTCGTTATAGGGAACCAGAGCGTTCTCTGACATCCGTTTGGGCTCGGTGGCTAGCTTGGCGACAAGTTCATCCCAACGCATCGGATCATCCGTGATTTCGTGCACCGCATCGAGAACCATGGTCTTCATACTATCTTTGGCGTGATTGGTCATTGAATGTAACGGTGCACCGTTTACTTCTTGTAGCAAGTCTGGATCCGTGTACCGTTGCACGGCGTGAACCGAGACGGACCCCAGCATGGTTTCGGCGATTCGCGCTACCAGCTCGGCACTTGACGGCGACCGTGCTCCAACACTCAACGTCACGCAATCATCCGTGAGAGCTGTACCCCAGTGTACGTATCGGGGTGGAAGGTACAGCACATCGCCAGGTTGCAGTTCCAGTCGGGTATACGCGTGGGAGCTCTCGTTGTGGTTGCTGACGTCTCGCAAAATGCGGACCGACAAATCGGGTATGAGCGtgttcatttcttcttggacCGTCATGGTGTTTCCCACGAGCCAGGTTCGTTGACCGGATGTTTGAGTCAAAAAGACATCGTAGCTATCGACGTGGGGACCAATGCCCCCACCCGTGCGTGCCATACTAATCTGCGCATCGTCGCGACGCCAACGGGGCAAGAATCCAAATTCGTCGTCCATCCAATCGGCGAGTGTCGACACGTATCGATCCACATCGTTGACGATTAGAGTCCACATCTTGTCTCCATGTTCAAGTCCTTGAATAGTGGAAGTGGAGAACGGTCCTAATTGTGAGGCAAAGGAATCAAGGCGCCCAGAGGTATGCGTTATAATCCGGGCCGAATCGCTACTGAtttcgtcatcgtcgagcGCGAGTTCCAACAGATCGGCTTGGCTGGGCCAAACTTCCGTCAAAGCTTCGGCATGAAAAGCTGATCGAATCAATAGCGGAGAGCGTCCCCAGTAATTGGTCAGTAAGTCGGGGCTGAACGGACCGTGACAAGCAGGAATCGACATCACGTTGGGATGATCGTCCGCGAAGTCATGATCAATAACCCCATCGGTATTGCGTCCGACAGATAGCCTCGTTTTCACGAGATTGAACGAGAGACTATGCTGTGTGTGGACTAACAAGAACAGGCCAACCACTACTGCATGCGGCTGTGAGACCAAGGACCTCATGATGCGGTGCCATGGTGTCTCCGGTGACCGAAACAGATGgctatttacagttactgttagtgtaGATCGGACCGGTATCGATCCAtcgttgccgttggcgttggccgCACACGGTGACTACGTGAAGGACAGACGACTTTAATTGCATTCCTTGTTGTGTGTACGTAAACGCAAGTTGAACTTTCCGGTTCGAGTCCCGTCCGTACGTACGTCCATCCACCGATTGTATCGCTTTTTGGGGACCGTGCGCGTGCTTGGTGACCCCCGTGTCTCGGGGTTTCGGAACACTTTACAAGTGATTGagagtagtagtagtagtagtagtagtagtagtagtagggACACCATTTCGCAATCGACTCGCCTGAGAGAGACCTCCCGCCGAGGCTTTCCCACGAACCGGAAAAGATCAACAACGAGAAAGCCTGGACCTGTTTCCCACTCGAGTCGTCTATGCGGGAAGATGCCTTCGGAATCTTCCGCTACCGCTACCACTACACTACTACGTACGGCCTCATGTCGAGTGATTCGGAGGAACGAGACGGTTTCCAGCAAATCcaggagcagcagcagcaacaacaacatccTCCCTTGCATATGCGCATTACCAGGAGAACCAGTATAACTCCAATCAACGAACCAATCGAGTACACCTCCTTTGTGTGTGGACTTTTGGCGGGAGTAGCGCAAGCTGGTATCTTCAATCCCTACGATCGGGCTCTGTACTTATCGGTCACGAATCATCGACCTTTCTTGGCCTGGGAGAACTGGCGATCACCCTACACGGGCTTTTTCCAATCCATCGGGGGACGAGCCCTCTCCGGCGGGCTATACTTTCCCTTGGAGCATTTGTTTCTACGCATTTTGGGTCAACATCAACCCACTCGTCGCTGCCAACGCAGTGATATGGATCCCAAATACAATTTGCTGGCCGGTACCGCCGCCGGTCTGGCGAATGCGGTGGTCCTGAACCCCGTGTCGGCCATCAAATACAAGACCTGGGGGCGTGAAGTCAATCAGGGAATGCTCAAAGAAGCCTTCGGTATGGTGAAGAAATCGGGATCGCTACGACCCTTCGGCAACGGGCTTGTACCGACCATTTATCGGGATGTCGTGTTCGGAGCCTGCTATACCTGGTTACGCTTGCAGATTCAGTACAGCTTTCAACTCTATCCCCACGAACAATGGAAAGGAAATCTTACAGCAGCAGCGCTAGCCACGGTTCTTTCCGGACCATTCAATTATGTTCGGAATATACAGTACGCAACATCCTCACGGGATCGAGCGGATGGCACTCTACAAGTGCTTCGCAGTCTGGCACACGAGACCGGTGAACAGCCTACGGTTGCCAGACAATTGTACTATTTGCAAAATCGGCTAAGGATTGGCTGGGGAACTGCTCGAGTCGCCTGTGGTATTACCTTTGCACACGGAGTGTACGACTGGCTACACGAAAATCTCCACGAGTCTGTGCAACGCTTGTCCTTATCCAACGTGTAATACAAATCTAACGAGTTAGCTGCGTTCGTTGGTTCGTGATCGCAACCATCGACAAGGCATGGTAACGTTTGCTATTATATACATCAAAGGTATATACGCTAGAGGAACAAATAGCCGCGACTTCCGTACGGAATGCCCAATACCGTGTAGGCAGCGTACGTTACGGCCACACTGCCAAAACCGAGTGCTCCCGCCAATGCGGCCACACGGGGACCGGATGGTCCGTAGTAGGTTGCACCCGCCATTACGGCACCAAAGGCAGGGCTCACAAAGGATGCCGCTGCTGGTGAAATGTCCCGTACACCCAGTGTTTCCTCCAAATCATACTGTAATCAATGCCAACGGAAAAGAACCAAACGGGTCAGCGTGCTCGAACATTTATCTGCAAAGTAAGCCACCGGAATAATTTTCGTTCGGGAACCACTCACATGATCAGCCAAGCCTTCGTATAAAGAATACAAAACAGCGAAGACGCCAAGAGTATTTCCAGCTCGACTGCCGTACCTTCCCGAGTGATTTAGAACGGAATTCAGCTTCACTCGGAATCGATTGGACGGGGTCGCGACTAGGCCTTGTCGAACTCCGTATACTCCACCGAAAGTCGTCCCCAATACATAGCTCATACCAGCATTTGCGAACATAGTTACGATTATCCCTCGTCCTTTGGTATCGTAATCTAAATAATCCGGGGTGTTCTTCCCGATCACGCCAAGGGCTGGAGCCACTGTATGTAACTGGATACCGGACGTGCGAAAATCGGGCAAGGGAGCACCCGTGTCGTTTTCTTCGCCGTTTCCAGTGCTATTCATGATAGTCGATTCTATTTACGAGGTCGGTAGCAAAGTCCAGGATTACGATGTAGTAAGCTTCTCGATCAAGCCAACAACGGCAGCTTTCCACTTCGTTTACGTTGCCGTACACTCGAAAGCCTTTGGAAGGATCAGGAAGAAACGTGGAGTGGTGCGGATACTCGTAGGGTGACGACGGAAGGACCCCTCCCAGCGACCTCTATTCGATCGACTGAAAGAGTAAAAAACACGAGCGGGCGAGATACGGACGATTGTGTTTCCCTATTTTTCGAGTATGTTAAACTACTACAGCTGACTATGACTGTTGCAGTTCATTGTAAAACATAAAATTCAGACTCCAATCACTCTTTACATAAGTAGAAGTGATAGAAGCGAGGACGTAAAAAGCTTGCATGAATCCGATCGGGGATGATCGCAGAATGGAATATGGACAAACAGACAATGCATAACGTGGAAGTATGGTGATGTTCTCTGTATTAGCCTAGCCGATGAACACATATTTATTGAAAGCCAAAGCAGTAGAATAATGAGTTATGTTGTCAAGTACTCAGGTAGAAAGGACTTCGAACCCAGGATTTGGGCCTTCGTATCAGGAAATACATCGCCTTCGATACCTGACAACTTTCCGTCCGCATCAACACGAATTGGGTAGGAAACCAGATACGAATTCATTTCCGCGACTTGTTCCTGCGAAAATATTTTCCagttttctttggcaatGGTATTCAGCCGACGAACGCAATCCAAATTTGACGGATCTCGGAATATGTCCTCCATTTTCCCCGTCAGGTGACTCCAGCAGTGTAGGCGAAATCCATGAATATCGCCGACGGCGATACTCTTATTTGTTGCCAAATGATCAGGCTGCCATACCCCTTGAACAATTTCACTGTCTCTCGTTCCATCGAGACTCCTTTGGTTAATATTGGCTGAACCAATCAATGCTACTGCATCGTCAACAATCATCAACTTAGAATGCACGTATATTAAGTGCCGGCGGGACTTGCTTAGCGTTTCTTCGATTGATTGCGGCCTTGGGACCCCTTGGGCTTCACTTCCATCTTCGGTCTCCCGATTTGCAAGACAGTAAAAATTTAAGTAGTCGGTTGCTTCCATATCAAACTGCGATCCTGACTGCCTCGCAAGATCTTTCTGTCGCTGTATAGCTTTACACACACGCCTATACATACTTTCAATCGTCAGCCTTTGCCAACGCAGAATTTCTTGGACAGATCCTGATTCTGGAACGCCTTCTGGCCACATAGGGATTACAATGTATGCGGCAAATCGCTCTCTAGCTTCTATCTTTTGGCAGATCTTCCAGGTTAACTCCGCTGCAATTAGGTTGTAACACTTCGTTGCAGTGTCTTCCGACCATATGTGTGAACTGCTTAAGAAGTATTGACTTTCAATGTAAACAGTGTGGTGCGCTCTGCGAATGTGATACACCATAGCATCATGGGCACTGTGGTCTATTG contains these protein-coding regions:
- the GltD gene encoding synthase of glutamate synthase (Glutamate synthase, NADH/NADPH, small subunit), with the translated sequence MLSSVSRRVLSHHQARRFKSTHVKGSSSAGHGPIGEDGRHEIWREGIYDHDNEPKIKRRDGSYSSIEKLRGFLNYERNPEPYRKPLERVMDWGELNPTEEDELHHTDLERKVQAARCMDCGTPFCQTHTGCPVNNLIPEWNNLVYNGQWEEAIDRLHKTNNFPEFTGRVCPAPCEGSCVAGLVDSPVTIKNIEYAIVDRAWKDGLITPRIPKERTGMTVAVIGSGPAGLAAADQLNQLGHKVTVYERADRVGGLLMYGIPNMKLEKETVDRRVNLLREEGIEFVTNADIGNNVDINELRSNHDALALCMGATKPRDLPVPGRELKGVHFAMEFLTANQKRLLMTKEGTLESKWEKDNFITAAGKDVIVIGGGDTGTDCIGTSMRHRCKSVTNFELMPQPPMDRATDNPWPQWPRVFGLDYGHAEVQAVFGKDPRVYSVMTKEFIGDDQGRVKALITQDVEISDKGPKAIEGSEREFPCDLVVLSMGFVSPEDYVVGELGLDTDQRNNIHATYGDFRTNVEGVFAGGDCRRGQSLVVWAINEGRGMAASCNEYLQAKRDTKFSPSHQTGVFHNLSSLSPKM
- a CDS encoding predicted protein: MTSDPNELVTKKSLAIALSAPRAPPSGSTHRAAMLGREVTENPYHKSLTDTTSPRLQQRLFRQLRNAYRTAASHAPHPHLPSALDTGDVVTRALGAWLSVASQNRFRDSGGFRRLVDFLVVLSAPAIPLSAPSAGWNFLMLTKQVKKLRYGLNSLQYIDFFLPYDPAETFTNTRSARRLIFFVHGGAWGSGEPWMYRLVAGAFLELGYAVAIVGYRTYPDGTVVDQVADLRDAAAFLAQTHPAWCERQVTVMGHSSGAHIALLFLVDRFITSTKLSVTANGSGDFRIDSFVGLSGPYDISHHFDYEANRGVEEMSPLKPANGYTRQSFRTHSPALRLLDSLACQVESNRVIDKLFPLLVLIHGIEDDTVPFTATAEAGRILRSCGALCQEIYITETRHQDMVMQIMLGGKTLDAVIDWIQLLHHESPAPTPIYKVHAK
- a CDS encoding predicted protein, which translates into the protein MKISGDARIPCPGVHVVTLLLAFTLAAQQPLSSQAFAPLGLIVDTPAVVKRKMTFLLQESRFKADKGETGPSSSSSFDPFLLSDSTEITEISTLTDMQIEDLQKSQEKDGGLSIWAARGLLLLVAAIWGTNFASVKYLETLCFHPPCHHPPSEFAFARFGLAALVSFPLLINQRKDVILAGLECGIWITLGYVCQAVALADISSGKCAFICSLTVVFVPVVSAILYGKPIKPMNVAAAMVALAGVGVLEGMLGIPEMLGIQAASAQTEVVPSTTNALASSSLETASAIGPIQSVANALGVQRGDILALGQPIGFGYSFCRIEHYQEKFENVPNRVLTIAAAQCVAAGFLSMMWVLSDYQWHFPDFGYLAEPHRVATIAWTGMVTTVFAIFLEGIALQKATATDAAITFSSEPVWASLFGLALLNEQLGATSYVGGAIIMMACLIGSVSDLGEEEKLAIAEGAVVVDIDAAPKK
- a CDS encoding predicted protein — translated: MRSLVSQPHAVVVGLFLLVHTQHSLSFNLVKTRLSVGRNTDGVIDHDFADDHPNVMSIPACHGPFSPDLLTNYWGRSPLLIRSAFHAEALTEVWPSQADLLELALDDDEISSDSARIITHTSGRLDSFASQLGPFSTSTIQGLEHGDKMWTLIVNDVDRYVSTLADWMDDEFGFLPRWRRDDAQISMARTGGGIGPHVDSYDVFLTQTSGQRTWLVGNTMTVQEEMNTLIPDLSVRILRDVSNHNESSHAYTRLELQPGDVLYLPPRYVHWGTALTDDCVTLSVGARSPSSAELVARIAETMLGSVSVHAVQRYTDPDLLQEVNGAPLHSMTNHAKDSMKTMVLDAVHEITDDPMRWDELVAKLATEPKRMSENALVPYNEIKDSEYLAIWGGTPRDALARIREGRGALYRIEGVSFATSRVEYDGVITERLFAHGSMWEICDDELATAVLCRIEKGKPITISHIEGLSAPLAELLTNLISEGILYASEDLS
- a CDS encoding predicted protein, whose translation is MREDAFGIFRYRYHYTTTYGLMSSDSEERDGFQQIQEQQQQQQHPPLHMRITRRTSITPINEPIEYTSFVCGLLAGVAQAGIFNPYDRALYLSVTNHRPFLAWENWRSPYTGFFQSIGGRALSGGLYFPLEHLFLRILGQHQPTRRCQRSDMDPKYNLLAGTAAGLANAVVLNPVSAIKYKTWGREVNQGMLKEAFGMVKKSGSLRPFGNGLVPTIYRDVVFGACYTWLRLQIQYSFQLYPHEQWKGNLTAAALATVLSGPFNYVRNIQYATSSRDRADGTLQVLRSLAHETGEQPTVARQLYYLQNRLRIGWGTARVACGITFAHGVYDWLHENLHESVQRLSLSNV
- a CDS encoding predicted protein; the protein is MNSTGNGEENDTGAPLPDFRTSGIQLHTVAPALGVIGKNTPDYLDYDTKGRGIIVTMFANAGMSYVLGTTFGGVYGVRQGLVATPSNRFRVKLNSVLNHSGRYGSRAGNTLGVFAVLYSLYEGLADHYDLEETLGVRDISPAAASFVSPAFGAVMAGATYYGPSGPRVAALAGALGFGSVAVTYAAYTVLGIPYGSRGYLFL